The Bernardetia litoralis DSM 6794 genome includes a window with the following:
- a CDS encoding outer membrane beta-barrel protein — MKHIYDNQNGNHKSSEERFTERFRELANSYEPTFEPADWSVMQSKLAAHNEKDHKKVAFRRLAVFASMGAAAVILLFGGYQFLNNSSDIISNQNIAFQENSIDDKTITQKDLKDNLESKTNNKIKNNTENYLDNNLKINSEKNTQNFTKTKLYSDSENKLEKSNKNNQIAQTNSVSNSLTDSQNNQIILKSSSNNNLEKNINLTNDLISTDENFKKIESNQMFSTLKVEKATFDLFTNVKPEEITLPKLEIDETLLASNQNKELIRKNPVVSAIGKWRFGAALMAMTNIYKSNDKKRMNYANGYGVMADYQVAKRFNISTGAVYTQKQIDLEEPFSIPTNANDFNSNTNEDAWVKKNKTQINWQLIDLPLHLRYNAIQTDRNKWFVSAGTSNYFFLKENYESDYTVSYQDLYDPRLTRSQEVVRQRETQSAIQLFATINVSAGLETSLGKHLTLQVEPYWKFPVRSLGSEGVFVQTGGLLTRINFAL; from the coding sequence ATGAAGCATATATACGATAACCAAAATGGTAATCACAAATCATCAGAGGAACGGTTTACAGAACGGTTTAGAGAGCTGGCAAATAGTTATGAGCCTACTTTCGAACCTGCTGATTGGTCAGTTATGCAGTCAAAATTAGCAGCACACAATGAAAAAGACCATAAAAAAGTAGCCTTTAGGCGTTTGGCTGTCTTTGCTAGTATGGGTGCAGCAGCCGTTATTTTATTATTTGGTGGTTATCAATTCTTAAATAACTCATCAGATATAATTTCAAATCAAAATATTGCTTTTCAAGAAAATTCTATTGATGATAAAACGATTACACAAAAAGATTTAAAGGACAACTTAGAATCTAAGACTAATAATAAGATTAAGAATAATACTGAGAATTATTTAGATAATAACTTAAAGATAAATTCAGAAAAAAACACTCAAAATTTCACTAAAACAAAATTATATTCTGATTCAGAAAATAAGTTAGAAAAAAGTAATAAAAATAATCAAATTGCTCAAACTAATTCTGTATCAAACTCTTTAACAGATTCTCAAAACAATCAAATTATTTTAAAGTCTTCTTCAAATAATAATTTAGAAAAAAATATAAATCTAACAAATGATTTAATTTCTACGGATGAAAATTTCAAGAAAATAGAATCAAATCAAATGTTTAGTACATTAAAAGTGGAAAAAGCTACTTTTGATTTATTTACTAATGTTAAGCCAGAAGAAATAACATTACCCAAATTAGAAATTGATGAAACTCTTCTTGCTTCTAATCAGAATAAAGAATTAATTAGAAAAAATCCAGTTGTGAGTGCTATCGGAAAATGGAGATTTGGTGCTGCTCTTATGGCAATGACAAATATTTATAAGAGTAATGATAAAAAACGTATGAATTATGCAAATGGATATGGCGTAATGGCTGATTACCAAGTTGCAAAACGTTTTAATATTTCAACAGGTGCAGTTTATACACAAAAGCAAATTGATTTAGAAGAACCTTTTTCTATTCCAACTAATGCAAATGATTTTAATTCAAATACAAATGAAGATGCTTGGGTAAAGAAAAACAAAACTCAAATCAACTGGCAATTAATAGACTTGCCTTTGCATTTGCGTTACAATGCTATTCAAACAGACCGAAATAAATGGTTTGTGAGTGCTGGAACTTCGAATTATTTCTTTTTGAAAGAAAATTATGAATCTGATTATACCGTTTCATATCAAGACCTTTATGACCCACGTCTTACTCGCTCACAAGAAGTAGTAAGACAAAGGGAAACACAATCAGCTATACAGCTTTTTGCAACCATTAATGTTTCTGCAGGACTTGAAACCTCCTTAGGAAAGCATTTAACGCTACAAGTTGAACCGTATTGGAAATTTCCAGTACGTTCACTTGGTTCGGAAGGGGTATTTGTTCAGACAGGTGGATTACTTACACGCATCAACTTTGCACTGTAA